One segment of Microbacterium arborescens DNA contains the following:
- a CDS encoding Asp23/Gls24 family envelope stress response protein, whose translation MDADGMALDCGKTIDEISEYLDSGRSPYDPEIETCPDCLNALDALERAGRLSRDLIAADAAQLPEPSESWFDGVMTAVRAELRAGRSIPLSHPDPRVSMSVTEGAVQALIRASGDAIDGVFIGHSRIVGDVEVPEAPIAVDITASVAWGESLPAAAGAVRQAVSEALAQHTELNITAVDVTVEDLHRPFPSKDTA comes from the coding sequence ATGCCGACGGCATGGCTCTGGACTGCGGCAAGACGATCGACGAGATCAGCGAGTATCTCGACAGCGGTCGATCGCCGTACGACCCCGAGATCGAGACCTGTCCCGACTGTCTGAACGCCCTCGACGCGCTCGAGCGCGCGGGGCGGTTGTCACGCGACCTCATCGCCGCGGATGCGGCTCAACTGCCCGAACCGTCCGAGAGCTGGTTCGACGGGGTGATGACGGCGGTGCGTGCCGAGCTGCGGGCCGGGCGCTCCATCCCGCTGTCGCACCCCGATCCTCGCGTCTCGATGAGCGTGACCGAAGGCGCGGTTCAGGCGCTCATCCGAGCCAGCGGCGACGCCATCGACGGCGTTTTCATCGGCCACTCGAGAATCGTCGGCGACGTCGAGGTCCCCGAAGCCCCCATCGCCGTCGACATCACCGCCTCGGTGGCGTGGGGCGAGTCGCTGCCCGCCGCGGCGGGAGCCGTTCGCCAGGCGGTGTCGGAGGCGCTGGCGCAGCACACCGAGCTGAACATCACCGCC